Part of the Tepiditoga spiralis genome, TTTATTCAGTATTTTATTTTTGAAGACTATTTTTCAATTGTAATTTGGAGTATTATTGGGTTGCAAAATACACACAATATCAACTTTAGAAATTTGAGTGTTTTTTACTTTGATTTTTAACTCTTTTTCATCATTACTTTCATGCTTTTTATGGATAATATTTTTAAAAGTTATGTGTTTTTAAAAAAAAATAATCCCAGCATCCGCTGGGATTATATCTTTTCTATTTTGTATTCGTCTATGTTTCTTTTTTCTGAGTTTATGTTTATTCCTATTATGTACACTTCTTTCCCTTTGTACTTTTCATAGTACTTCATTTCTTTTATTTGATTTAAGGCTTTTTCTGCACTCTTATCTATCTTTATTTCCATTATGTATATGTCGTCTTCTTCTATTACTATATCGCTTCTTCCTAAGTTCGTTAATTCTTCTGCTGTTACGTTTAGTCCTGCTGATGCTAGTATTGTGTATATCAATGAATGATAGTAACTTTCTTCTTTTTTGTGCAAGTTGTATGGTATTGCACTTATTATTCTTTTTATTTCTTTTATTATTCCTTCTATGTCTTTTTCTTTTATTGCTTTCCATATCGTTTTGTTTATTTCTTTTATTTTTCCTCTTTCAAGTTCATAATTTGCTTCTAATATCATCTTTGAAAAGCTGTTCTTTACTTCTATGTTTGGATAGTCTAATAGATATTCATATTCCATTCCATATTTTTCTTTTCCTTTAAAGGTTAAGTATCCTGCTTGTGTAAAGAATATGCTTGCATTTGCTTCTTCTATTTCTCGGGTTGAAAAATCGAGTTTGCTCACCGGATACTTCACTAAGTCTTCGTATCTTATCTTCTTCCCTTTTATGTATTCATACAAGAATGATGGTGATCCACTTTCAAACCAATAGTTTTCAAATTCTCTTTTTTTAAAAAATTGTAGTATTGAAAATGGATTGTATACAGAATTCTCTCCATCAAATGAAAATCCATTGTAGTACATCTTTAAGTTTTTTAATAATTCTTTCTCTTCCATATTCATTTCAATTGCTGTTTCTTTTATGTGCTCTTTAAAGTTACTTTCTAACTCTTCTTGTGTATATCCCAACATCTGCGCATATGCTTTATCCAATGATATATCGTTTAAGTTGTTCAATGCAGAAAATACTCCTGTTTTTGTGAACTTTGTTATTCCTGTCATGAATACAAACTTTATGTATTCATCTTTTGATTTTATGCTCACATAAAAGTCTCTCAATATTTCTCTATACTTTTCTGCTTTTTCTTTGTTGTTTATATTGTCTAATATTGGTTTTTCATATTCATCTACTAATATTACTACTCTTTCTTTTTGGGATAGTTTTATTATTAGTTCATTGAATGCAAACTTATAGTCTGTTTCTGTTATTTCTATTCCATTCCTATTTCCTTCTAATTTTATTATCTTTGTTAGACTTTCTTTCATTCTTTCCACATTATCTGTTGCTACATCTAAAAGGTTTATCCTTATTACTGGATACTCTTTGAACTCCCATTTGTCGTATATGTATGTTCCTTTAAATAAGTCTTTTTCTCCTTTAAATAGATAGTACAGTGTTGATATCGTTAAACTCTTTCCAAATCTTCTTGGTCGAGATAAAAAAATAGGTGCTTCTGAACTTATTAAATCTAATATATACTTTGTTTTATCTATATATGTATAATTTCCTTCTTTTATTTTTTTATAGTCTTGTACTCCTATT contains:
- a CDS encoding ATP-binding protein → MKKLPIGVQDYKKIKEGNYTYIDKTKYILDLISSEAPIFLSRPRRFGKSLTISTLYYLFKGEKDLFKGTYIYDKWEFKEYPVIRINLLDVATDNVERMKESLTKIIKLEGNRNGIEITETDYKFAFNELIIKLSQKERVVILVDEYEKPILDNINNKEKAEKYREILRDFYVSIKSKDEYIKFVFMTGITKFTKTGVFSALNNLNDISLDKAYAQMLGYTQEELESNFKEHIKETAIEMNMEEKELLKNLKMYYNGFSFDGENSVYNPFSILQFFKKREFENYWFESGSPSFLYEYIKGKKIRYEDLVKYPVSKLDFSTREIEEANASIFFTQAGYLTFKGKEKYGMEYEYLLDYPNIEVKNSFSKMILEANYELERGKIKEINKTIWKAIKEKDIEGIIKEIKRIISAIPYNLHKKEESYYHSLIYTILASAGLNVTAEELTNLGRSDIVIEEDDIYIMEIKIDKSAEKALNQIKEMKYYEKYKGKEVYIIGININSEKRNIDEYKIEKI